The following proteins are encoded in a genomic region of Gossypium hirsutum isolate 1008001.06 chromosome D05, Gossypium_hirsutum_v2.1, whole genome shotgun sequence:
- the LOC107902567 gene encoding type IV inositol polyphosphate 5-phosphatase 3 has translation MRQGLKQKQEIFRPGTVVRKLFNITPVEPDYGADSDDGDEIDSDSETQETLDRGNGTESTSRRDTEEGPHPDSNDDLPSLRRRKSETFRAQYINTKEIRICVGTWNVGGKVPSGDLDIDDWIDMNEPADIYVLGFQEIVPLNAGNIFGAEDSRPVPKWENIICDILNRIRTAFTKIKSYSDPSSPSKFKAFDDVPTIEEDIILESDSDIGEEIHILDEEPNGVDEANNGAKLDRPVVEHDLLRQYYSPKRLDRLNCLRMEDCGEYAKALMSKVRSGFGQGRKLNRMLMKTERIGFKWPEPPLNLLSRRVSGRPKALKRTNIKRLEAIKFVQPDSTCKSINDNIASEIAVLEEVNLVSLISRKRRSSYVKIVSKQKVGIFLTIWVRRSLRRHIYNLKVSTVGVGVLGYIGNKGSVSVSMSIYQTLFCFICTHLTAGEKQGDELKRNADVHDILRRTLFHSYSTLGLPRGIHDHERIIWLGDLNYRINLSYDETCDLISNKKWSELIKRDQLVQELQKGGTFEGWSEGVLDFAPTYKYEVNSEKYYGEDPKIGRRTPSWCDRILSYGKGLRQQSYCRTELKISDHRPVTATYMAEVEVFDSRRLQRALTYTDAEIENEGDAAEGTQRLMSKPVR, from the exons ATGAGGCAAGGCTTAAAGCAGAAACAAGAG ATCTTTAGGCCTGGAACTGTGGTGCGGAAATTGTTCAACATCACTCCTGTGGAGCCCGATTACGGTGCCGATTCTGATGATGGCGACGAGATTGATTCTGACTCCGAAACCCAAG AGACACTTGATCGTGGCAATGGCACAGAATCAACGTCAAGAAGGGACACCGAGGAGGGGCCTCACCCTGATTCGAACG ATGATCTTCCAAGTTTAAGGAGAAGAAAGTCAGAGACATTCAGGGCACAGTACATAAACACAAAGGAAATAAG AATATGCGTTGGTACCTGGAATGTTGGTGGAAAGGTTCCATCTGGTGACCTTGATATTGATGACTGGATTGATATGAATGAGCCTGCTGACATCTATGTGCTTGG TTTTCAGGAGATAGTACCATTGAATGCTGGGAATATTTTTGGTGCTGAAGATAGTCGCCCAGTTCCAAAATGGGAAAACATCATTTGTGACATACTCAATAGAATTCGAACtgcatttaccaaaataaaatccTATTCCGATCCCTCATCCCCGTCGAAGTTCAAGGCGTTCGACGATGTCCCAACCATAGAAGAAGATATAATTCTCGAAAGCGATAGCGATATCGGTGAAGAAATTCATATATTAGATGAAGAACCTAATGGTGTTGATGAAGCCAATAATGGTGCTAAACTTGATAGGCCAGTAGTAGAGCATGATTTGCTGAGGCAATATTATTCTCCAAAGAGGTTAGATAGATTGAATTGCTTGCGGATGGAAGATTGTGGTGAATATGCCAAGGCCTTAATGAGTAAAGTCCGTAGCGGGTTCGGACAAGGTCGAAAACTAAATAGAATGCTTATGAAGACCGAAAGGATCGGTTTCAAGTGGCCTGAACCTCCATTAAACTTGCTATCTCGGCGTGTTTCGGGGCGACCAAAGGCTTTGAAGCGGACCAACATCAAACGTTTGGAAGCAATCAAGTTTGTTCAACCAGATAGTACATGCAAGTCCATAAATGATAATATTGCATCAGAGATAGCTGTGCTTGAAGAAGTGAACCTTGTATCCCTCATTAGTCGGAAACGAAGATCATCGTACGTAAAGATAGTAAGTAAGCAGAAGGTCGGAATTTTCCTCACGATATGGGTCCGTCGGAGTTTGCGCCGGCATATTTATAATCTGAAGGTGTCCACTGTCGGTGTTGGTGTCTTGGGCTACATTGGTAACAAG GGATCAGTATCAGTGAGCATGTCCATATATCAAACACTGTTTTGTTTCATATGCACTCACCTGACAGCCGGAGAAAAACAAGGAGACGAACTTAAAAGAAACGCTGATGTGCATGACATCCTAAGACGTACCCTTTTTCATTCCTATTCTACATTAGGACTTCCCAGAGGTATTCATGATCACGA AAGAATAATTTGGTTGGGTGATTTAAATTACCGTATCAACCTATCATATGATGAAACATGCGATCTCATCTCCAACAAAAAGTGGTCCGAGTTAATAAAGCGAGATCAG CTTGTCCAAGAGCTGCAGAAAGGTGGAACATTCGAGGGATGGTCCGAGGGTGTACTGGATTTTGCACCAACATACAAATATGAGGTAAATTCAGAGAAATACTATGGAGAGGATCCTAAGATTGGGCGGCGAACTCCTTCATG GTGTGATCGCATTCTTTCGTACGGTAAAGGATTGAGGCAACAGAGCTACTGTCGGACCGAGCTTAAAATTTCAGATCATCGCCCTGTTACCGCGACGTATATGGCCGAGGTTGAGGTATTTGATTCGAGGAGACTGCAGCGTGCTCTCACGTATACCGATGCTGAAATCGAGAACGAGGGAGATGCCGCTGAGGGTACCCAGAGACTGATGTCGAAACCAGTCCGTTGA
- the LOC107904919 gene encoding probable choline kinase 1 isoform X2: MALKKNGFIPSSAPEELKKVLVAVASVWGDTIEDMEEFHVFPLKGAMTNEVFQINWPTNHGDLHQKVLVRVYGKGVEVFFNRDDEIRTFECMSELGQGPRLLGRFSDGRIEEFIHARTLSVADLRDPEISSLIAAKLREFNNLDMPGPKNVLLWERLRTWLSQAKRFCSPSTAKEFGLDGLEEEISILEKELTQGYQEIGFCHNDLQYGNIMMDEETRVITLIDYEYASYNPVAYDLANHFCEMAANYHSETPHILDYSIYPDLEERQRFISAYLASSGNEYSDAEVEQLLSDAEKYTLANHLFWGLWGIISGHVNKIDFNYLEYARQRFQQYWLTKPLLLSS; encoded by the exons ATGGCTTTGAAGAAAAACGGGTTCATTCCAAGTTCTGCACCTGAAGAACTGAAGAAGGTTTTGGTAGCAGTGGCGTCGGTTTGGGGAGATACGATAGAAGATATGGAAGAATTTCATGTATTTCCACTCAAGGGAGCTATGACTAACGAGGTTTTTCAGATAAACTGGCCTACAAATCATGGTGATCTGCATCAGAAAGTGTTGGTCCGGGTTTATGGCAAAGGTGTGGAAGTGTTTTTCAATAGGGATGATGAGATTAGGACTTTTGAGTGCATGTCCGAGCTAGGTCAAGGACCTAGGCTTCTTGGGCGGTTTTCAGATGGAAGGATTGAGGAGTTCATTCATGCCAGG ACACTCTCTGTTGCTGACCTCCGTGACCCTGAAATATCATCTCTTATAGCAGCAAAATTGAGAGAGTTCAACAATCTTGACATGCCTGGTCCGAAGAATGTACTTCTCTGGGAGCGATTGAG AACTTGGCTTAGTCAAGCCAAAAGATTCTGTTCCCCAAGCACAGCTAAAGAATTTGGCTTGGATGGCCTCGAAGAAGAAATCAGCATCCTTGAGAAAGAGTTAACACAGGGCTATCAAGAGATTGGGTTTTGTCACAATGATTTGCAATACGGTAACATAATGATGGACGAAGAGACAAGAGTAATTACCTTAATC GACTATGAGTATGCAAGTTACAATCCAGTTGCTTATGACCTTGCAAATCACTTCTGTGAGATGGCCGCAAATTATCATTCTGAGACACCCCATATTTTGGACTACAGCATTTACCCTG ATCTGGAGGAGCGCCAAAGATTCATCTCTGCGTATCTGGCATCTTCGG GAAATGAATACAGTGATGCCGAAGTGGAGCAGCTACTTAGCGATGCCGAGAAATACACTCTTGCTAATCATCTGTTTTGGGGCTTATGGGGAATCATCTCA GGTCATGTAAACAAGATAGACTTCAACTACCTGGAGTATGCACGTCAGAGGTTTCAGCAGTACTGGTTAACAAAGCCCTTGCTCTTGAGTTCCTGA
- the LOC107904919 gene encoding probable choline kinase 1 isoform X1: MHGVYVPSSRLVNLELFRQINKMALKKNGFIPSSAPEELKKVLVAVASVWGDTIEDMEEFHVFPLKGAMTNEVFQINWPTNHGDLHQKVLVRVYGKGVEVFFNRDDEIRTFECMSELGQGPRLLGRFSDGRIEEFIHARTLSVADLRDPEISSLIAAKLREFNNLDMPGPKNVLLWERLRTWLSQAKRFCSPSTAKEFGLDGLEEEISILEKELTQGYQEIGFCHNDLQYGNIMMDEETRVITLIDYEYASYNPVAYDLANHFCEMAANYHSETPHILDYSIYPDLEERQRFISAYLASSGNEYSDAEVEQLLSDAEKYTLANHLFWGLWGIISGHVNKIDFNYLEYARQRFQQYWLTKPLLLSS, translated from the exons ATGCATGGCGTTTATGTTCCAAG CTCAAGGTTAGTCAATCTCGAGTTGTTTCGACAGATAAACAAAATGGCTTTGAAGAAAAACGGGTTCATTCCAAGTTCTGCACCTGAAGAACTGAAGAAGGTTTTGGTAGCAGTGGCGTCGGTTTGGGGAGATACGATAGAAGATATGGAAGAATTTCATGTATTTCCACTCAAGGGAGCTATGACTAACGAGGTTTTTCAGATAAACTGGCCTACAAATCATGGTGATCTGCATCAGAAAGTGTTGGTCCGGGTTTATGGCAAAGGTGTGGAAGTGTTTTTCAATAGGGATGATGAGATTAGGACTTTTGAGTGCATGTCCGAGCTAGGTCAAGGACCTAGGCTTCTTGGGCGGTTTTCAGATGGAAGGATTGAGGAGTTCATTCATGCCAGG ACACTCTCTGTTGCTGACCTCCGTGACCCTGAAATATCATCTCTTATAGCAGCAAAATTGAGAGAGTTCAACAATCTTGACATGCCTGGTCCGAAGAATGTACTTCTCTGGGAGCGATTGAG AACTTGGCTTAGTCAAGCCAAAAGATTCTGTTCCCCAAGCACAGCTAAAGAATTTGGCTTGGATGGCCTCGAAGAAGAAATCAGCATCCTTGAGAAAGAGTTAACACAGGGCTATCAAGAGATTGGGTTTTGTCACAATGATTTGCAATACGGTAACATAATGATGGACGAAGAGACAAGAGTAATTACCTTAATC GACTATGAGTATGCAAGTTACAATCCAGTTGCTTATGACCTTGCAAATCACTTCTGTGAGATGGCCGCAAATTATCATTCTGAGACACCCCATATTTTGGACTACAGCATTTACCCTG ATCTGGAGGAGCGCCAAAGATTCATCTCTGCGTATCTGGCATCTTCGG GAAATGAATACAGTGATGCCGAAGTGGAGCAGCTACTTAGCGATGCCGAGAAATACACTCTTGCTAATCATCTGTTTTGGGGCTTATGGGGAATCATCTCA GGTCATGTAAACAAGATAGACTTCAACTACCTGGAGTATGCACGTCAGAGGTTTCAGCAGTACTGGTTAACAAAGCCCTTGCTCTTGAGTTCCTGA
- the LOC107904918 gene encoding uncharacterized protein, with the protein MKTLTTISQVGLLHRRRQMCLRPLTTVLSPAIAPSPMVNVILMAFSQDINSLKHIALMEAKMKKLSDLLSKTIEQTKENVVKKLALTYEEMEQECKEIMDGFAEGKDLVVSVMSAMGEEQICALKDIGPK; encoded by the exons ATGAAAACCCTTACAACAATAAGTCAAGTTGGTTTACTCCACCGCCGCCGCCAAATGTGCCTGAGGCCATTAACAACAGTACTGTCACCTGCAATTGCTCCTTCCCCAATGGTGAATGTCATATTGATGGCAT TTTCACAAGACATTAACAGTCTGAAACATATTGCATTGATGGAGGCCAAGATGAAAAAACTCTCTGATTTACTGAGTAAG ACAATtgaacaaacaaaagaaaatgtggtAAAGAAGCTAGCATTGACGTATGAGGAAATGGAACAAGAATGTAAGGAG ATCATGGATGGTTTTGCTGAGGGGAAAGACCTGGTTGTGTCTGTTATGTCTGCAATGGGGGAAGAGCAGATATGTGCTCTCAAAGACATTGGTCCTAAGTAG